A region from the Streptomyces tsukubensis genome encodes:
- the ftsH gene encoding ATP-dependent zinc metalloprotease FtsH → MDVKRYFRGPVMWIVLVVLAVVVVMQVVGSSGGYKTVDTGQVIQAIDKNQVEQVKLTTGDDQIIKAELKDGQKIKGSSKIQASYIGTQGSDLAAKLQQKFEAGDISKGYTVSPSKQSPFVSILLSLLPFVLIVLVFLFLMNQMQGGGSRVMNFGKSKAKLITKDTPKTTFADVAGSDEAVEELHEIKEFLQEPAKFQAVGAKIPKGVLLYGPPGTGKTLLARAVAGEAGVPFYSISGSDFVEMFVGVGASRVRDLFEQAKANAPAIVFVDEIDAVGRHRGAGLGGGHDEREQTLNQLLVEMDGFDVKGGVILIAATNRPDILDPALLRPGRFDRQIAVDRPDMQGRLEILKVHQKGKPVAPDVDLGAVARRTPGFTGADLSNVLNEAALLTARSDKKLIDNHALDEAIDRVVAGPQKRTRIMSDKEKKITAYHEGGHALVAAASPNADPVHKITILSRGRALGYTMVLPDEDKYSTTRNEMLDQLAYMLGGRAAEELVFHDPTTGAANDIEKATATARAMVTQYGMTERLGAIKFGGDNTEPFLGREMAHQRDYSEEVAALVDEEVKKLIETAHNEAWEILVENRDVLDNLVLALLEKETLGKEEIAEVFRPIVKRPARPAWTGSSRRTPSTRPPVLSPKELALTNTAGANGTPDTTTGPGLEVAPEDRPEPS, encoded by the coding sequence ATGGACGTGAAGCGATACTTCCGTGGGCCGGTCATGTGGATCGTGCTGGTCGTCCTTGCCGTGGTCGTGGTGATGCAGGTCGTCGGCTCCTCGGGCGGCTACAAGACGGTGGACACCGGCCAGGTCATTCAGGCGATCGACAAGAACCAGGTCGAACAGGTCAAGCTGACCACCGGAGACGACCAGATCATCAAGGCCGAGCTGAAGGACGGCCAGAAGATCAAGGGCAGCTCCAAGATCCAGGCGAGTTATATCGGGACCCAGGGCTCCGATCTCGCCGCGAAGCTCCAGCAGAAGTTCGAGGCCGGGGACATCTCCAAGGGCTACACAGTCTCGCCCTCGAAGCAGAGCCCGTTCGTCTCGATCCTGCTCTCGCTGCTGCCGTTCGTGCTGATCGTGCTGGTCTTCCTCTTCCTGATGAACCAGATGCAGGGCGGCGGCTCCCGAGTGATGAACTTCGGGAAGTCCAAGGCCAAGCTGATCACCAAGGACACCCCCAAGACGACCTTCGCCGATGTGGCGGGGTCCGACGAGGCCGTCGAGGAGCTCCACGAGATCAAGGAGTTCCTCCAGGAGCCGGCCAAGTTCCAGGCCGTCGGTGCCAAGATCCCCAAGGGTGTGCTGCTGTACGGCCCGCCCGGTACCGGCAAGACCCTGCTGGCCCGCGCCGTCGCCGGTGAGGCCGGGGTCCCGTTCTACTCGATCTCGGGCTCCGACTTCGTCGAGATGTTCGTCGGTGTCGGTGCCTCCCGGGTCCGCGACCTCTTCGAGCAGGCCAAGGCCAATGCACCCGCGATCGTCTTCGTCGACGAGATCGACGCCGTCGGCCGGCACCGCGGAGCGGGCCTCGGCGGCGGCCACGACGAGCGCGAGCAGACCCTCAACCAGCTGCTGGTCGAGATGGACGGCTTCGACGTGAAGGGCGGCGTCATCCTGATCGCCGCCACCAACCGGCCCGACATCCTCGACCCGGCGCTGCTGCGCCCGGGCCGCTTCGACCGGCAGATCGCCGTCGACCGCCCCGATATGCAGGGCCGTCTGGAGATCCTCAAGGTCCACCAGAAGGGCAAGCCGGTCGCCCCGGACGTCGATCTGGGCGCCGTCGCCCGTCGCACCCCGGGCTTCACCGGTGCGGACCTCTCCAATGTGCTGAACGAAGCCGCGCTGCTCACCGCGCGCAGCGACAAGAAGCTGATCGACAACCACGCGCTGGACGAGGCGATCGACCGGGTGGTCGCGGGACCGCAGAAGCGGACCCGGATCATGTCGGACAAGGAGAAGAAGATCACCGCGTACCACGAGGGCGGTCACGCCCTGGTCGCGGCGGCCTCTCCGAACGCCGACCCGGTCCACAAGATCACCATCCTGTCGCGCGGCCGGGCCCTCGGTTACACGATGGTTCTGCCGGACGAGGACAAGTACTCCACCACCCGCAACGAGATGCTCGACCAGCTCGCGTACATGCTGGGCGGGCGCGCGGCGGAGGAGCTGGTCTTCCACGACCCGACGACCGGCGCGGCCAACGACATCGAGAAGGCCACCGCCACCGCCCGGGCGATGGTCACCCAGTACGGCATGACCGAGCGCCTCGGCGCGATCAAGTTCGGCGGCGACAACACCGAGCCCTTCCTGGGCCGGGAGATGGCGCACCAGCGCGACTACTCGGAAGAGGTCGCCGCGCTCGTCGACGAAGAGGTCAAGAAGCTCATCGAGACCGCGCACAACGAGGCCTGGGAGATCCTCGTCGAGAACCGCGACGTCCTCGACAACCTGGTTCTCGCGCTGCTGGAGAAGGAGACCCTCGGCAAGGAGGAGATCGCCGAGGTCTTCCGGCCGATCGTCAAGCGCCCGGCCCGCCCCGCGTGGACCGGATCCTCCCGCCGTACGCCCTCCACCCGGCCGCCGGTCCTCTCCCCCAAGGAGCTGGCCCTGACGAACACCGCCGGAGCGAACGGCACCCCCGACACCACCACGGGCCCCGGCCTTGAGGTGGCCCCGGAGGACCGCCCCGAGCCCAGCTGA
- a CDS encoding S41 family peptidase yields the protein MPSNQHIVEQALERIDAGYVFPEKTAAVESMIRDRLADGAYEGLDGPALCEAVTEDLQRACPDRHLRLLWTEEPRSLEPVDDDGGDAAFRALLRAEGQGIHRVERLEGNIGLIELRRIATAVEGARAIGAAMELVAGTSALVLDLRACRGGSPEGAAMWCSYFFPDDQVHLNDIYDRCTDTTRQLWTAGHLPAPRYLDRPVYVLTGEATFSAAEDIAYTLQAHGRAVVVGATTRGGAHPTDRHPITEHILVTVPTARTISTVTGTNWEGVGVAPDVPVPAGQALDEALKTALG from the coding sequence ATGCCTTCCAACCAGCACATAGTCGAGCAGGCCCTGGAGCGGATCGACGCGGGATACGTCTTCCCCGAGAAGACCGCCGCCGTCGAGAGCATGATCCGGGACCGTCTCGCGGACGGCGCCTACGAGGGGCTCGACGGGCCCGCTCTCTGCGAGGCGGTGACGGAAGATCTCCAAAGGGCGTGTCCGGACAGGCATCTGCGGCTGCTCTGGACCGAGGAGCCGCGGTCGTTGGAGCCCGTGGACGACGACGGAGGGGACGCCGCGTTCCGCGCGCTGCTCCGGGCCGAGGGGCAGGGGATTCACCGCGTCGAGCGGCTGGAAGGGAACATCGGGCTCATCGAGCTGCGGCGGATCGCGACCGCCGTCGAGGGCGCGAGGGCAATCGGCGCGGCCATGGAGCTGGTCGCGGGCACCTCCGCGCTGGTACTGGACCTGCGGGCCTGCCGCGGCGGGTCCCCGGAAGGGGCCGCGATGTGGTGCAGCTACTTCTTCCCGGACGACCAGGTGCATCTGAACGATATCTACGACCGGTGTACGGATACGACCCGCCAGCTCTGGACGGCCGGGCACCTTCCCGCACCGCGCTACCTGGACCGCCCGGTGTACGTACTCACCGGCGAGGCCACGTTCTCCGCGGCCGAGGACATCGCCTACACCCTCCAGGCCCACGGCCGGGCCGTCGTCGTCGGCGCGACCACCCGGGGCGGCGCCCACCCCACGGACCGCCACCCGATCACCGAGCACATCCTGGTGACGGTACCGACGGCACGGACCATCAGCACTGTCACGGGCACCAACTGGGAGGGCGTGGGGGTCGCCCCGGACGTTCCGGTCCCGGCGGGCCAAGCCCTCGATGAGGCGCTCAAGACCGCCCTGGGCTGA
- a CDS encoding zinc-dependent metalloprotease, whose product MTRIGGTEMVDWNLAVATATRFVRPGPDVSKDEARAVVAELRRHAKASEEHVRGFTRMIPVTHEPEDTPVLVVDRAGWIRANVAGFRQLLQPLLAKMQDRRPTGPTGAVLGAVGGKVTGVELGMLLSFLASRVLGQYETFAPPTRDLPAGNGGGRLLLVAPNIVHVERELDVDPHDFRLWVCLHEETHRTQFTGVPWLRDHLEGEIQSFLDQTEVDPMTVLERLREAAQSLAGARPEGEENDSGRSFVELVQTPAQRETLGRLTAVMSLLEGHADFVMDGVGPAVVPSVAEIREKFQQRRARGASRLDVALRKLLGLDAKLRQYRDGERFVRAVVQEVGMDGFNRVWTSPNTLPTKTEIAKPADWVARVHGKTES is encoded by the coding sequence ATGACGCGCATCGGTGGAACCGAGATGGTCGACTGGAATCTCGCCGTGGCGACCGCGACCCGCTTCGTACGCCCCGGCCCCGACGTGAGCAAGGACGAGGCCCGCGCCGTCGTCGCCGAGCTCCGACGGCACGCCAAGGCTTCGGAGGAGCACGTCCGGGGCTTCACCCGGATGATCCCCGTGACGCACGAACCCGAGGACACCCCCGTCCTCGTCGTGGACCGGGCCGGCTGGATCCGGGCGAACGTCGCCGGGTTCCGCCAGCTCCTCCAGCCGCTGCTGGCGAAGATGCAGGACCGCAGGCCCACCGGCCCCACCGGCGCCGTACTCGGCGCCGTCGGCGGCAAGGTGACCGGCGTGGAGCTGGGCATGCTGCTGTCGTTCCTGGCGTCCCGGGTCCTCGGGCAGTACGAGACCTTCGCCCCGCCCACCCGGGACCTCCCCGCGGGCAACGGCGGCGGACGCCTCCTCCTGGTGGCGCCGAACATCGTGCACGTCGAGCGGGAACTGGACGTCGACCCGCACGACTTCCGGCTCTGGGTCTGCCTGCACGAGGAGACCCACCGCACCCAGTTCACCGGGGTGCCGTGGCTGCGCGACCACCTCGAAGGAGAGATCCAGTCGTTCCTGGACCAGACCGAGGTCGACCCGATGACCGTGCTGGAGCGGCTGCGGGAGGCCGCCCAGTCGCTCGCGGGCGCCCGCCCGGAGGGCGAGGAGAACGACAGCGGGCGCTCCTTCGTGGAGCTGGTGCAGACACCGGCGCAGCGCGAGACCCTCGGCCGGCTGACGGCCGTGATGTCCCTCCTGGAGGGCCACGCCGACTTTGTGATGGACGGCGTCGGCCCCGCGGTCGTCCCGTCCGTGGCCGAGATCCGGGAGAAGTTCCAGCAGCGCCGGGCGCGCGGGGCGAGCAGACTGGACGTGGCACTGCGCAAGCTGCTCGGGCTGGACGCCAAGCTGCGGCAGTACCGGGACGGCGAGCGGTTCGTCCGGGCCGTGGTCCAGGAGGTCGGCATGGACGGTTTCAACCGGGTCTGGACCTCCCCGAACACCCTCCCCACCAAGACGGAGATCGCCAAACCGGCGGACTGGGTCGCGCGGGTGCACGGGAAGACGGAGTCATGA
- the tilS gene encoding tRNA lysidine(34) synthetase TilS: MGPHPAVAAIRLAVRRVLHDILTEYAASQATTATTTATAQATTATATSTATGTGTGTGIAAGAPAGVGATAGPGTARSPEPGTAAAGTTTAPGATGPADQGRPAPAFRPERPLRLDHPPAPSSRLPEAAATAPVSALPRPSTPASHAAATAATGPLVLVACSGGADSMALASALAFEARKLNIRAGGITVDHGLQDGSDLRAAEVASRLSAMGLDPVEAVSVRVGRDGGPEAAARDARYGALDAAAERHGAVAVLLGHTRDDQAETVLLGLARGSGIRSLSGMAAVSGHRRRYRRPFLELDRQTARKACMVQALPVWDDPHNADPAYTRSRLRHEGLPALEKALGKGVVEALARTAQLSRDDADALDTWAADADTAVRDETGHLECAKLYALPPAVRRRVLRRAVIDAGSPAGSLFARHIEEVDRLITGWRGQGAINLPGRVEARRQSGRLVIRQG; the protein is encoded by the coding sequence ATGGGTCCCCATCCAGCGGTCGCGGCGATACGCCTGGCGGTCCGCCGCGTACTCCACGACATTCTTACCGAATACGCCGCAAGCCAGGCGACCACGGCAACCACCACGGCAACGGCCCAGGCCACCACCGCCACAGCCACTTCCACGGCAACGGGCACGGGCACGGGCACCGGCATCGCGGCCGGAGCACCGGCCGGAGTCGGCGCCACCGCCGGACCCGGGACCGCCCGGTCACCGGAGCCCGGCACCGCAGCCGCCGGGACCACCACCGCCCCCGGCGCGACGGGCCCCGCCGATCAGGGCCGCCCCGCCCCGGCGTTCCGCCCCGAGCGGCCCCTGCGCCTCGACCACCCCCCGGCCCCCTCGTCCCGGCTCCCCGAAGCCGCCGCGACCGCGCCCGTATCCGCGCTGCCGCGCCCCTCGACCCCCGCCTCCCACGCCGCGGCCACCGCCGCCACCGGCCCGCTGGTGCTCGTCGCCTGCTCCGGCGGCGCCGACTCGATGGCGCTCGCCTCCGCGCTCGCCTTCGAGGCCCGCAAACTCAATATCCGCGCCGGCGGCATCACCGTCGACCACGGCCTCCAGGACGGCTCCGACCTGCGCGCCGCCGAGGTCGCGAGCCGGCTCTCCGCCATGGGACTCGACCCCGTCGAGGCGGTCTCCGTCCGGGTGGGCCGGGACGGCGGCCCCGAGGCCGCGGCCCGCGACGCCCGCTACGGCGCGCTCGACGCCGCCGCCGAACGCCACGGCGCGGTCGCCGTACTCCTCGGCCACACCCGCGACGACCAAGCGGAAACCGTCCTGCTGGGACTCGCCAGGGGCTCCGGCATCCGGTCGCTCTCCGGAATGGCCGCCGTCTCCGGCCACCGCCGCCGCTACCGCCGCCCCTTCCTGGAGCTGGACCGGCAGACCGCCCGCAAGGCGTGCATGGTCCAGGCGCTGCCCGTCTGGGACGACCCGCACAACGCCGACCCCGCCTACACCCGCTCCCGGCTGCGCCACGAAGGCCTCCCGGCGCTGGAGAAGGCGCTCGGCAAGGGCGTCGTCGAAGCCCTCGCCCGTACCGCCCAGCTCTCCCGCGACGACGCCGACGCCCTCGACACCTGGGCGGCCGACGCGGACACCGCCGTACGGGACGAAACCGGGCATCTGGAGTGCGCCAAGCTGTACGCGCTGCCGCCCGCCGTCCGCCGCCGGGTGCTGCGCCGCGCCGTCATCGACGCCGGTTCGCCCGCCGGTTCGCTGTTCGCCCGCCATATCGAGGAAGTCGACCGGCTGATCACCGGCTGGCGGGGCCAGGGTGCCATCAATCTGCCGGGCCGCGTCGAGGCCCGCCGGCAGAGTGGCAGACTTGTCATCCGGCAAGGCTGA
- the hpt gene encoding hypoxanthine phosphoribosyltransferase, with translation MGTDLQSVLITKEEIDAKLAELAAKIDAEYAGKDLLLVGVLKGAVMVMADLARALSSPVTMDWMAVSSYGAGTQSSGVVRILKDLDTDIKGRHVLIVEDIIDSGLTLSWLLSNLGSREPASIEVCTLLRKPDAAKVSIDVKWIGFDIPNEFVVGYGLDYAEKYRNLPFVGTLAPHVYGG, from the coding sequence ATGGGTACCGACCTCCAGTCGGTGCTCATCACCAAGGAAGAGATCGACGCGAAGCTGGCGGAGCTGGCCGCGAAGATCGACGCGGAGTACGCGGGCAAGGACCTCCTGCTCGTCGGTGTCCTCAAGGGCGCTGTGATGGTGATGGCGGACCTGGCACGGGCCCTGTCCAGCCCGGTCACCATGGACTGGATGGCCGTGTCGTCGTACGGCGCGGGCACCCAGTCCTCCGGTGTCGTCCGGATCCTCAAGGACCTCGACACCGACATCAAGGGCCGTCATGTCCTGATCGTCGAGGACATCATCGACTCCGGACTGACCCTGTCCTGGCTGCTGTCGAACCTGGGATCGCGCGAGCCCGCGTCGATCGAGGTCTGCACGCTGCTGCGTAAGCCGGATGCCGCAAAGGTGTCGATCGACGTGAAGTGGATCGGCTTCGACATCCCGAACGAGTTCGTCGTCGGTTACGGCCTCGACTACGCCGAGAAGTACCGCAACCTCCCCTTCGTCGGCACCCTCGCGCCGCACGTCTACGGCGGCTGA
- a CDS encoding inorganic diphosphatase — translation MEFDVTIEIPKGSRNKYEVDHETGRIRLDRRLFTSTSYPADYGFVENTLGEDGDPLDALVILDEPTFPGCLIKCRAIGMFRMTDEAGGDDKLLCVPASDPRVEHLRDIHHVSEFDRLEIQHFFEVYKDLEPGKSVEGADWVGRTEAEAEIEASYKRFEAHGGH, via the coding sequence GTGGAGTTCGACGTCACCATCGAGATCCCGAAGGGTTCGCGGAACAAGTACGAGGTCGACCACGAGACGGGCCGTATCCGCCTGGACCGTCGGCTCTTCACCTCGACCAGCTACCCGGCCGACTACGGCTTCGTCGAGAACACCCTCGGCGAGGACGGCGACCCGCTGGACGCGCTCGTCATTCTCGACGAGCCGACCTTCCCGGGCTGCCTCATCAAGTGCCGGGCCATCGGCATGTTCCGGATGACGGACGAGGCGGGCGGCGACGACAAGCTGCTGTGCGTCCCGGCATCCGACCCGCGCGTCGAGCACCTCCGCGACATCCACCACGTCTCGGAGTTCGACCGCCTGGAGATCCAGCACTTCTTCGAGGTCTACAAGGACCTGGAGCCCGGCAAGTCCGTCGAGGGCGCGGACTGGGTCGGCCGCACCGAGGCCGAGGCCGAGATCGAAGCCTCGTACAAGCGCTTCGAGGCGCACGGCGGCCACTGA
- a CDS encoding threonine/serine exporter family protein produces the protein MAEESGAARDRDEGEGTGEGTDGTGEGTDAGGPPSGSDADAGTGSGTGSGTGSGTAKSGADSYRPRPSEAPPADDHPSSEFSVPDGIAPPEGAEEEHTTSEFAVPTGVAEPAVAEQEGSAFATPSTYRARRSPTAFTPADGIPKVTLTKDAPWQDRMRTMLRMPVGERPVPEVVQRHDESGPAVPRVLDLTLRIGELLLAGGEGAEDVEAAMFAISRSYGLDRCEPTVTFTLLSITYQPSLVDDPVTANRTVRRRGTDYTRLSAVFKLVHDISTPDTEVSLEEAYRRLAEIRRNRHPFPGWALTLAGGLLAGAASVLVGGGYLVFVAAAVSAMLGDRLAWLCAGRGLPEFYQFVVAAMPPAAMGVALSLSSLDVRASAVITGGLFALIPGRALVAGVQDGLTGFYITAAARLLEVGYLVVGIVTGVLSVLYLGIALGAELTPETALHTVERPAVQLLAAMALVFCFAILLQQDRDTVLLVTLNGGVAWSVYGALALTADVPPVAATAVAAGLVGLFGQMLSRAQHASALPYITAAIGPLLPGSATYFALLAMARGELNTGLASLSKAVALALAIAIGVNLGSELSRLFLRVPAVAAGLPGPSLRRRAAKRTRGF, from the coding sequence GTGGCCGAGGAGTCCGGAGCGGCACGTGACAGGGACGAGGGCGAAGGCACCGGCGAGGGTACGGACGGCACGGGCGAGGGTACGGACGCGGGTGGGCCGCCGTCCGGGTCCGATGCGGACGCGGGTACGGGCTCGGGTACGGGCTCGGGTACGGGGTCCGGTACGGCGAAGTCCGGCGCCGACTCCTACCGCCCCCGGCCCTCCGAAGCGCCGCCCGCCGACGACCACCCCTCCTCCGAGTTCTCCGTCCCCGACGGCATCGCGCCGCCCGAGGGGGCCGAGGAGGAGCACACGACGTCGGAGTTCGCCGTGCCCACCGGGGTCGCCGAGCCCGCCGTGGCGGAGCAGGAAGGTTCCGCCTTCGCCACGCCGTCCACATACCGGGCGCGCCGCTCCCCCACCGCCTTCACGCCCGCGGACGGCATCCCCAAGGTCACGCTGACGAAGGACGCGCCCTGGCAGGACCGGATGCGCACGATGCTGCGGATGCCGGTCGGGGAACGGCCCGTTCCGGAGGTCGTACAGCGGCACGACGAATCCGGGCCCGCCGTGCCCCGGGTCCTCGACCTGACCCTGAGGATCGGCGAGCTGCTGCTCGCGGGCGGGGAGGGCGCCGAGGACGTCGAGGCGGCCATGTTCGCGATCTCGCGCTCGTACGGGCTCGACCGCTGCGAGCCGACGGTCACCTTCACCCTGCTGTCGATCACCTATCAGCCGTCCCTGGTGGACGATCCGGTGACGGCGAACCGGACGGTACGGCGCCGGGGCACCGACTACACGCGGCTGTCGGCGGTCTTCAAGCTGGTCCACGACATCAGCACCCCGGACACCGAGGTATCGCTGGAGGAGGCGTACCGCAGGCTCGCGGAGATCCGCCGGAACCGGCACCCCTTCCCCGGCTGGGCGCTCACCCTCGCGGGCGGGCTGCTGGCGGGGGCGGCGTCCGTCCTCGTCGGCGGCGGCTATCTGGTGTTCGTCGCGGCGGCCGTCTCGGCGATGCTGGGCGACCGGCTGGCGTGGCTCTGCGCCGGGCGCGGACTGCCGGAGTTCTACCAGTTCGTGGTGGCGGCGATGCCCCCGGCCGCGATGGGGGTGGCGCTGTCGCTCTCCTCGCTGGACGTCCGGGCCTCCGCGGTCATCACCGGTGGCCTGTTCGCGCTGATCCCGGGGCGGGCGCTGGTGGCGGGCGTCCAGGACGGGCTGACCGGCTTCTACATCACGGCCGCCGCCCGGCTGCTGGAGGTCGGGTATCTGGTCGTCGGCATCGTCACGGGCGTGCTGAGCGTGCTCTATCTGGGCATCGCGCTGGGCGCCGAGCTGACCCCGGAGACGGCACTGCACACCGTGGAGCGGCCCGCGGTGCAGTTGCTGGCGGCGATGGCCCTGGTGTTCTGCTTCGCGATCCTGCTCCAGCAGGACCGGGACACCGTGCTGCTGGTGACCCTGAACGGCGGGGTGGCCTGGTCGGTGTACGGGGCCCTGGCGCTGACCGCGGACGTTCCGCCGGTGGCGGCGACGGCGGTCGCGGCGGGTCTGGTGGGCCTGTTCGGGCAGATGCTGTCGCGCGCGCAGCACGCTTCGGCCCTGCCGTACATCACGGCGGCGATCGGTCCGCTGCTGCCCGGTAGCGCCACGTACTTCGCGCTGCTGGCGATGGCCCGCGGCGAGCTGAACACCGGGCTCGCTTCGCTGTCGAAGGCGGTGGCGCTGGCACTGGCGATCGCCATCGGGGTGAACCTGGGAAGCGAGCTGTCCCGGCTGTTCCTGCGGGTTCCGGCGGTCGCGGCCGGTCTTCCGGGTCCGTCCCTCCGCCGCCGCGCGGCGAAGCGGACGAGGGGCTTCTAG
- the dacB gene encoding D-alanyl-D-alanine carboxypeptidase/D-alanyl-D-alanine endopeptidase, giving the protein MPDIRTWQLATGAAVLGLVLAAGAVTAAGPWESGRRTAELDRAAEARTEPGGGHRRPAGPAPAPSAPPVLTALGTAPAPATAGRGEAAGNPARELARRLEPLLRDRGLGPRPGVSVVDLTTGRELYGRDADRTMIPASTVKIATAAAALSALGPYHRIPTTVSATPDARTLTLVGGGDATLDRAGLRTLARRTAGDLRARKVTAVTLGYDTSAYRGPDLHPIGVNGNIARVTPLMVDQGRTDPGSTGAADRVADPAGDAARVFRELLEKEGIAVGGDTAPGRPAAGSKPLTEVLSPPLADVVEQMLTRSDNDIAESLARQTAIARHEEPSFAGAGRAVQQQLAVLKVPLAGARFADGSGLDRAGRVTPRLLTALLTRAAEPAHPGLRPVLTGLPVGGFTGTLESRHTGTAPGSGLIRAKTGTLTGVNALSGTVPSPDGTLLGFAFLANETRSPTEAQPALDRLTAALTS; this is encoded by the coding sequence GTGCCGGACATCCGAACGTGGCAGCTCGCGACGGGTGCCGCCGTGCTGGGACTGGTCCTGGCCGCCGGAGCCGTCACCGCGGCGGGACCCTGGGAATCCGGCCGGCGTACGGCGGAGCTGGACCGGGCCGCCGAGGCCCGCACCGAACCCGGCGGCGGCCACCGCAGACCCGCGGGCCCGGCACCCGCGCCCAGCGCCCCGCCCGTCCTCACCGCGCTCGGCACCGCACCCGCGCCCGCGACCGCCGGCCGCGGCGAAGCCGCCGGGAATCCGGCCCGGGAACTCGCCCGCCGCCTCGAACCGCTCCTGCGCGACCGCGGGCTCGGGCCGCGACCCGGAGTGTCCGTCGTCGACCTGACGACCGGACGGGAGCTGTACGGACGCGATGCGGACCGGACGATGATCCCCGCCTCCACCGTCAAGATCGCCACCGCGGCGGCGGCGCTCTCGGCCCTCGGGCCGTACCACCGCATCCCCACCACGGTCAGCGCCACGCCCGACGCCCGGACGCTCACGCTGGTCGGCGGCGGCGACGCCACCCTCGACCGGGCGGGACTGCGCACCCTCGCCCGGCGCACCGCCGGGGACCTCCGCGCGCGCAAGGTCACCGCGGTGACCCTCGGCTACGACACCTCGGCCTACCGGGGCCCCGATCTGCACCCCATCGGCGTCAACGGGAACATCGCCCGGGTGACCCCGCTGATGGTCGACCAGGGGCGGACCGACCCCGGGTCCACGGGCGCGGCGGACCGGGTCGCGGATCCGGCCGGGGACGCCGCCAGGGTCTTCCGGGAGCTCCTGGAGAAGGAGGGCATCGCCGTCGGCGGTGACACCGCTCCCGGCCGCCCGGCCGCCGGATCGAAGCCGCTCACCGAGGTGCTGTCGCCGCCGCTGGCCGATGTCGTCGAGCAGATGCTCACCCGGTCCGACAACGACATCGCCGAATCTCTCGCCCGGCAGACCGCGATCGCCCGGCACGAGGAACCGAGCTTCGCCGGAGCGGGCCGGGCGGTGCAGCAGCAGCTCGCCGTGCTGAAGGTCCCGCTGGCGGGGGCCCGGTTCGCCGACGGCAGCGGACTGGACCGGGCGGGCCGGGTCACGCCCCGCCTGCTGACGGCCCTGCTGACCCGGGCGGCCGAACCGGCCCACCCGGGCCTGCGCCCGGTCCTCACCGGCCTCCCGGTCGGCGGCTTCACCGGCACGCTGGAGTCCCGCCACACCGGCACGGCGCCCGGCAGCGGTCTGATCCGGGCCAAGACGGGCACGCTGACGGGCGTCAACGCACTGTCCGGCACGGTCCCGTCCCCCGACGGCACGCTGCTGGGCTTCGCGTTCCTGGCAAACGAAACGCGCTCCCCGACGGAAGCCCAACCCGCCCTGGACCGCCTGACAGCTGCGCTGACCTCCTGA
- the folE gene encoding GTP cyclohydrolase I FolE: MTDPVTLDGDAHPIGEFDEKRAENAIRELLIAVGEDPDREGLLETPARVARAYREIFAGLWQRPEDVLTTTFDLGHDEMVLVKDIEVMSSCEHHLVPFVGVAHVGYIPSADGKITGLSKLARLVDVFARRPQVQERLTTQIADSLMEILEPRGVIVVVECEHMCMTMRGVRKPGAKTITSAVRGQLRDPATRAEAMSLIMAR, encoded by the coding sequence ATGACCGACCCGGTGACGCTGGACGGCGACGCGCATCCGATCGGCGAGTTCGACGAGAAGCGCGCCGAGAACGCGATCCGCGAGCTGCTCATCGCGGTCGGTGAGGACCCCGACCGGGAGGGGCTGCTGGAGACCCCGGCGCGGGTGGCCCGGGCGTACCGCGAGATATTCGCCGGGCTCTGGCAGCGCCCCGAGGATGTTCTCACCACCACGTTTGACCTGGGCCACGACGAGATGGTCCTGGTCAAGGACATCGAGGTGATGAGCTCCTGCGAGCACCACCTGGTGCCGTTCGTGGGCGTGGCCCATGTCGGATACATCCCGTCCGCCGACGGCAAGATCACCGGCCTGTCGAAGCTGGCCCGCCTGGTCGACGTCTTCGCCCGCCGCCCCCAGGTCCAGGAGCGCCTGACCACCCAGATCGCGGACTCCCTGATGGAGATCCTCGAACCGAGGGGCGTGATCGTGGTCGTCGAGTGCGAGCACATGTGCATGACGATGCGGGGCGTCCGCAAGCCCGGTGCGAAGACGATCACCTCCGCGGTCCGCGGCCAGCTCCGCGACCCGGCGACCCGCGCGGAGGCGATGAGCCTCATCATGGCCCGCTGA